The proteins below are encoded in one region of Reichenbachiella sp. 5M10:
- the trxB gene encoding thioredoxin-disulfide reductase, with protein sequence MTEEKVKVLIIGSGPAGYTAAIYASRAGLNPVLYTGGEPGGQLTTTNDVENFPGYPEGINGPAMMTDLQKQAERFGTDIRYGLVTSVDFSSYPHKVVVDEKHEVTAEAVIISTGASAQYLGLESEKRLMNVGVSACAVCDGFFYKGKDVAVVGGGDTAAEEATYLANICPKVYLLVRRDEMRASLIMQERVKNTKNIEILWNTSTEEILGENEVEGMRVVNNVTGEKKDIALSGFFVAIGHKPNTEIFKEYLDTDEAGYLIVEPGTTKTKVEGVFVTGDAADKVYRQAVTAAGTGCMGALDAERFLAAKEFEAAQ encoded by the coding sequence ATGACAGAGGAAAAAGTAAAAGTACTAATCATAGGTTCGGGTCCAGCAGGGTATACGGCTGCTATTTATGCATCGAGAGCAGGGTTAAATCCTGTTTTGTATACAGGTGGTGAGCCTGGAGGACAGCTGACAACTACCAACGACGTAGAGAATTTTCCTGGGTATCCAGAAGGAATCAATGGTCCGGCTATGATGACAGACCTACAGAAGCAAGCGGAGAGATTTGGAACTGATATACGATACGGTTTGGTCACTTCGGTAGACTTTTCTTCTTACCCACACAAGGTTGTCGTGGATGAAAAACATGAAGTTACAGCTGAAGCAGTGATTATTTCGACTGGTGCTAGTGCACAATACCTCGGCCTAGAATCGGAAAAGAGACTGATGAATGTGGGGGTGTCAGCTTGTGCGGTATGCGATGGTTTTTTCTATAAAGGAAAAGATGTAGCTGTCGTAGGAGGTGGAGATACCGCTGCTGAGGAGGCGACTTACTTGGCTAATATCTGCCCTAAAGTATACTTGCTCGTCCGTAGAGACGAAATGAGAGCGTCACTCATTATGCAAGAAAGAGTGAAAAACACCAAAAATATTGAGATCCTTTGGAATACTTCTACAGAAGAAATCCTAGGGGAAAACGAAGTAGAAGGCATGCGTGTTGTCAACAATGTGACAGGAGAGAAGAAGGATATTGCTTTGAGTGGATTCTTCGTAGCGATTGGTCACAAACCGAATACTGAGATATTCAAAGAGTATTTGGATACGGACGAGGCGGGGTACTTGATCGTCGAGCCTGGTACGACCAAGACCAAAGTCGAAGGTGTATTTGTGACGGGGGATGCGGCAGATAAAGTCTACCGACAGGCAGTGACTGCAGCAGGGACAGGATGTATGGGAGCGCTAGATGCAGAGCGTTTTTTGGCTGCTAAGGAGTTCGAAGCAGCACAATAA
- a CDS encoding hemerythrin domain-containing protein: MIHKPIKRHPSIQPVSRDHHQGLLLCWKIREGLKKGVSVERIKAYVDWFWLHHLVPHFELEEKALFPILGGEHVHVVKVLADHTRLKTLFAAVDCKEEHLRMIQKELNDHIRFEERVLFNEIQAVASQEQLARIEVAHAQYHVEEVWTDEFWSVQ, encoded by the coding sequence ATGATACATAAACCCATCAAAAGACACCCTTCCATTCAGCCTGTCAGTCGTGATCACCATCAGGGATTGCTGCTGTGCTGGAAAATTCGAGAAGGACTTAAAAAGGGAGTATCTGTCGAGCGCATCAAAGCGTATGTGGATTGGTTTTGGCTGCATCATTTGGTGCCACACTTTGAACTCGAAGAAAAGGCACTCTTCCCTATATTGGGAGGAGAACATGTACATGTGGTCAAGGTGCTTGCAGATCATACTAGACTCAAGACGTTGTTTGCCGCAGTAGATTGTAAGGAAGAACATCTACGGATGATCCAAAAGGAGTTGAATGATCATATTCGATTTGAAGAACGCGTGTTGTTCAACGAGATACAGGCTGTGGCCAGTCAAGAACAACTGGCGCGAATAGAGGTCGCACATGCTCAATACCATGTCGAGGAGGTCTGGACAGACGAATTTTGGTCTGTGCAGTAG
- the pnp gene encoding polyribonucleotide nucleotidyltransferase, with translation MSLNVVNKTVKLKDGREITIETGKLAKQADGSVVLKMGNTMLLATVVSAPDAKEDVDFLPLSVDYQEKFASAGKIPGGFLKREGRLSDQEVLICRLVDRALRPLFPGDYHADTQVFIQLISLGEDDLPDALAAFAASAAIAVSDIPFNGPISEVRVIFKDGDYHINPTKTQMEGAELDMIIAGSATEIMMVEGELQEVSEDVMIGAIKAGHEAIKDQCALQSELAEAVGASVKREYNHETHDEALAADIKAKTYDKVYAVAKEGLADKNLRKQKFGAIYDEYVEALPELPEGEEYSTFLLKKYYHDVEKEAIRNVVLDTRVRLDGRQLDEIRPIWSEVDYLPSAHGSAVFTRGETQSLTSVTLGTKMDQQMIDGAVHSGYNKFILHYNFPGFSTGEVRPNRGPGRREVGHGNLAWRALKPMLPPDDENPYTIRVVSDILESNGSSSMATVCAGALALMDAGVPLKKPVSGIAMGMISDPVTGKYAILSDILGDEDHLGDMDFKVTGTADGITACQMDIKVDGLSYEVLTEALMQAKAGREHILGKITETLSEPRADLKSHAPRSKVIRIPKELIGAVIGPGGKIIQEIQKESGATIVVDEDDKNGIVSIFATDGNAMEDAVRRVNNIVAMPEEGEIYVGKVKSIQPFGAFIEFMPGKDGLLHISEIKWERVEKMDGVMEVGEEVKVKLIEIDKKTGKFRLSRKAILPKPEKKD, from the coding sequence ATGTCATTAAACGTAGTAAACAAGACCGTTAAGTTAAAGGACGGCAGAGAAATTACGATTGAAACCGGTAAATTGGCCAAGCAGGCTGATGGTTCTGTAGTTTTGAAAATGGGCAACACCATGTTGCTCGCGACTGTAGTGTCTGCTCCAGACGCTAAAGAAGACGTGGACTTCCTCCCGTTGTCTGTAGATTATCAAGAGAAGTTTGCTTCTGCTGGTAAGATTCCTGGAGGATTTTTGAAAAGAGAGGGTAGACTTTCTGACCAAGAAGTATTGATTTGTAGATTGGTAGATAGAGCTTTGAGACCTTTGTTCCCAGGTGATTATCACGCGGATACACAAGTTTTTATCCAGTTGATCTCTTTGGGAGAGGATGATCTTCCAGATGCATTGGCTGCATTTGCTGCTTCTGCTGCGATCGCTGTTTCTGACATTCCGTTCAACGGGCCTATTTCAGAAGTACGCGTGATCTTCAAAGATGGAGATTACCACATCAACCCAACGAAAACACAAATGGAAGGCGCTGAGCTAGACATGATCATAGCAGGTTCTGCTACAGAGATCATGATGGTGGAGGGCGAATTGCAAGAAGTGTCTGAAGACGTGATGATCGGAGCGATCAAAGCGGGACACGAGGCGATCAAAGACCAGTGTGCATTGCAGTCAGAGTTGGCTGAGGCGGTCGGAGCATCTGTCAAAAGAGAATACAACCACGAAACGCATGATGAAGCACTTGCTGCCGATATCAAAGCGAAGACCTACGACAAAGTGTACGCGGTAGCCAAAGAAGGTCTGGCGGACAAAAACTTGAGAAAGCAAAAATTCGGAGCAATCTATGACGAGTATGTAGAGGCGCTTCCAGAATTGCCAGAGGGCGAAGAGTATAGCACCTTCTTACTAAAGAAATATTACCACGATGTGGAAAAAGAAGCCATCAGAAATGTAGTGCTAGACACTAGAGTACGTCTCGATGGTCGTCAATTGGACGAGATCAGACCGATCTGGAGTGAAGTAGATTACTTGCCGTCAGCGCATGGCTCTGCGGTGTTTACGAGAGGGGAAACCCAGTCGTTGACATCTGTGACATTGGGTACCAAGATGGATCAGCAAATGATCGATGGAGCGGTACACTCTGGATACAACAAATTCATCTTGCACTACAACTTCCCTGGTTTCTCAACGGGTGAAGTAAGACCTAATAGAGGGCCTGGACGTAGAGAAGTAGGTCATGGTAACCTCGCTTGGAGAGCATTGAAGCCAATGTTGCCACCAGACGATGAAAATCCATACACGATCCGTGTAGTTTCTGATATCTTGGAATCAAACGGTTCGTCATCTATGGCGACTGTATGTGCAGGTGCGTTGGCACTCATGGATGCTGGTGTGCCGTTGAAGAAGCCTGTATCAGGTATCGCGATGGGTATGATTTCTGACCCTGTGACTGGAAAGTATGCCATCCTATCGGATATCTTGGGTGACGAAGATCACTTGGGTGACATGGACTTCAAAGTAACAGGTACTGCGGATGGTATTACTGCTTGTCAGATGGATATCAAAGTAGACGGGTTGTCTTACGAAGTATTGACCGAAGCGTTGATGCAAGCCAAAGCGGGTAGAGAGCATATCTTGGGAAAAATCACCGAGACATTGTCTGAGCCTAGAGCGGACTTGAAATCTCATGCGCCTAGATCTAAGGTCATCAGAATACCGAAAGAATTGATCGGTGCTGTGATCGGACCTGGCGGTAAGATCATTCAGGAAATCCAAAAAGAATCTGGTGCGACCATCGTAGTGGACGAGGATGACAAGAATGGTATCGTGAGCATATTCGCTACAGACGGCAATGCGATGGAGGATGCGGTTAGACGTGTCAACAACATCGTAGCAATGCCAGAAGAAGGTGAAATCTACGTCGGTAAAGTGAAGTCGATTCAGCCTTTCGGTGCATTCATTGAATTCATGCCTGGCAAAGACGGATTGCTACACATCTCTGAAATCAAATGGGAACGCGTCGAGAAAATGGATGGCGTCATGGAAGTAGGAGAGGAAGTGAAAGTCAAATTGATCGAGATCGACAAGAAGACGGGTAAATTTAGATTGTCTAGAAAAGCGATTCTTCCTAAGCCTGAGAAAAAGGACTAA
- a CDS encoding ATP-binding protein, which translates to MKVIYPNKKLDALLKKSFAQRVSDLPDAIKIAQKVINRCALNYDDYHQAYANCYLGYYYMILSDTLQSEMYTKKALTYFERHGIDAGIAMCYYSLGSTLYKTDNYHKALKYLLESHQLFKNNEDLFGQARSLKAIASIYELFNDYKKAEETYLKCIDIAHRNQDYNGISNAYNPLSGIFLKRGAIDLAEKTILKSIELKKKTKDARGLAYAYYGEGKVALARHQFERAESLFIKSKTIHQEKGDQIGQMMSLNKLGVLYSQSGDISKAKVSLHQSVQIGEMSKHYVLLYKAYNVLYQIAKSEGRSEDALKYLESYTDHKNAVEKKDTQNVISSIKSLSEMELLEKEAVWQKTINESVERKNKELDTFVYKVAHDLRGPISSLMGLYSVVEHDVSDEKSLGYFDIYNKEINRLNNIVLDFISVTQIKEKKLESTQINFEPMLDEIISSYRYMDNFAFLNFKVRIDKNLDVYSDESTLTTIIQNLIENAIKYAKPFENGEVTIKIYGRKRDMVILVQDSGIGIEERNQDHIFEMFFRANHNTKGTGLGLYLLKSAVEKLNGEITFDSTLTVGTTFKIILPY; encoded by the coding sequence ATGAAAGTCATCTATCCCAACAAAAAACTGGATGCTTTATTGAAAAAATCATTCGCTCAACGAGTGAGTGATCTCCCAGACGCCATCAAGATCGCTCAAAAAGTAATCAATCGATGTGCGCTCAACTACGATGATTATCATCAAGCCTATGCCAATTGCTATCTCGGCTACTACTACATGATCTTAAGTGATACACTTCAGAGTGAAATGTACACTAAAAAGGCCCTTACTTATTTTGAGAGACATGGAATTGACGCAGGTATCGCCATGTGCTACTACTCTTTGGGTAGCACACTCTACAAAACCGACAACTACCACAAGGCCCTCAAATACCTACTCGAAAGCCATCAGCTCTTCAAGAACAACGAAGATCTATTTGGTCAGGCTCGTTCACTCAAAGCCATAGCTTCGATCTACGAACTGTTCAACGATTATAAAAAAGCAGAAGAAACCTACCTCAAGTGCATCGATATAGCACATCGAAACCAAGATTACAACGGCATCTCCAATGCATACAACCCTCTGTCTGGAATTTTCCTCAAAAGAGGAGCTATTGATCTCGCCGAAAAAACAATTCTCAAAAGCATCGAGCTCAAGAAAAAAACCAAAGATGCTCGTGGCTTGGCGTATGCCTACTATGGAGAAGGCAAGGTCGCACTTGCTCGTCACCAGTTCGAACGTGCCGAAAGTCTATTCATCAAAAGCAAAACAATCCACCAAGAAAAAGGAGATCAAATTGGGCAAATGATGTCGCTCAACAAACTAGGAGTCCTGTATTCTCAATCGGGTGACATCAGCAAAGCCAAAGTCTCTCTGCACCAAAGCGTACAGATAGGCGAAATGTCCAAGCACTATGTCTTGCTTTACAAAGCATACAACGTCCTCTACCAAATCGCCAAATCAGAAGGTCGGTCAGAAGATGCCCTGAAATATCTTGAGTCCTACACCGATCATAAAAACGCTGTAGAAAAGAAAGATACACAAAACGTCATCAGCAGTATCAAGTCACTCTCAGAGATGGAGCTCCTAGAGAAGGAAGCGGTCTGGCAAAAGACCATCAACGAAAGTGTCGAACGAAAAAACAAAGAATTGGACACCTTCGTCTACAAGGTAGCACATGATCTACGAGGCCCTATATCATCCCTCATGGGGCTATATTCTGTCGTAGAGCATGATGTCTCTGATGAAAAATCCCTCGGCTACTTTGACATCTACAACAAAGAGATCAACCGACTCAACAACATCGTGTTGGATTTTATCAGTGTGACACAGATCAAGGAGAAAAAACTAGAGAGCACTCAGATCAATTTCGAGCCTATGCTCGACGAGATCATCAGTTCGTACCGTTACATGGACAATTTTGCTTTTCTGAATTTCAAGGTTCGTATAGACAAAAACTTAGACGTATACAGTGACGAGAGCACTCTCACTACAATTATTCAAAACTTGATCGAAAATGCCATCAAGTACGCCAAGCCCTTCGAAAATGGAGAAGTCACCATCAAGATCTATGGCAGAAAGCGTGACATGGTCATCCTCGTGCAGGACAGCGGAATCGGAATTGAAGAACGCAACCAAGACCACATTTTCGAGATGTTTTTCCGAGCCAACCACAACACCAAAGGAACAGGACTAGGGCTGTACCTGCTAAAATCAGCTGTCGAAAAGCTTAATGGAGAAATCACCTTTGACAGTACGTTGACCGTCGGGACAACCTTCAAAATCATCCTCCCCTATTGA
- the bshB1 gene encoding bacillithiol biosynthesis deacetylase BshB1, translating into MKLDVLVFAAHPDDAELACGGTLLSLAAQGKKVGVVDFTRGEMGTRGTPEIREAESAAASEILRLTVRENLGFKDVYFQNDEEHVLAVVEKIRQYQPQTILANALSDRHPDHGKAAEVVKRALFWAGLQKIETSHDGESQPIWRAQNMYHYIQTDWHKPDFVVDVSEYWDRRMDAVRAFKSQFFTPGGEESNTLISSPEFMELLEARGREFGMSIRCKYGEGFVTDRALGVSDLLSLL; encoded by the coding sequence ATGAAATTGGATGTATTGGTTTTTGCAGCACACCCAGATGATGCTGAATTGGCTTGTGGAGGCACGCTATTGTCTTTGGCGGCACAAGGCAAGAAAGTAGGGGTCGTGGATTTTACTCGTGGCGAAATGGGTACACGAGGGACTCCAGAGATTCGTGAGGCTGAATCAGCTGCAGCCTCAGAGATATTAAGGCTGACTGTTCGAGAAAACCTAGGGTTCAAGGATGTCTATTTTCAAAATGATGAGGAGCATGTATTGGCAGTGGTTGAGAAGATTCGTCAGTACCAGCCTCAGACTATTTTGGCGAATGCCCTCTCTGACAGACATCCTGATCATGGCAAAGCGGCGGAAGTAGTCAAACGAGCCTTGTTTTGGGCGGGGCTCCAGAAGATCGAAACGAGTCATGACGGAGAGTCTCAACCCATTTGGCGAGCACAAAATATGTATCATTACATTCAGACGGATTGGCACAAACCCGATTTCGTGGTGGATGTGTCCGAGTATTGGGACCGACGCATGGATGCGGTACGGGCATTCAAGTCTCAGTTTTTTACCCCTGGAGGTGAAGAAAGCAATACATTAATCTCTTCACCGGAATTCATGGAACTGCTCGAGGCGAGAGGGCGAGAGTTCGGGATGTCGATTCGCTGCAAGTACGGCGAAGGGTTCGTGACAGACAGAGCACTGGGAGTCTCTGACTTGTTGTCGTTGCTTTGA
- a CDS encoding LptF/LptG family permease encodes MKKLDKLILQSFIGPFILTFLVAVFILLIQYMLKYFDDFIGKDLGFSVFGELMMYFSINMVPMALPLAILISSLMTYGQLGEHFELTAIKSAGISLPRVLLPTFVLVIFISIGAFFLNNYLVPHANLRAYSLLYDIKQQKPALDLKEGQFYAGIPNFSIKVREKHKDGVGMSDVVIYDHTNSNGNKKVIFADSCRMYTFINDRYLMMELYRGNYYVEEENKASRKKEIPQFVRTNFDRMDLVFSLSSFDLDRTDMDLFSGNRYMKSVHELAESIDSMKMEQSDVHFKLFNSVASSYQLIMGGFVEPTDDLMAVQVYRDSLRQARAQKDSLGIDESLEDSTDVVQNPKVKGAAEGLARNPIDTLPIYMKNDRSINEGPEKTSLDRTLSFLKNKKKLKLKNDSLYVDAEYMDSVRMEVDTFFMPAKKYKQATVKALSKARSIRSSITSSINRQGYFERAIDSHTVEKYKKFAQAFACIVMFLIGAPLGAIIKRGGLGMPVIVGVIFFIIFYVFTSASDKWAKGGIVDGFYAAWMADVVLLPFGIFFLIQAWKDAKLFDTDFYNVAIERATRLWTQRGDLLSKFTFSKK; translated from the coding sequence ATGAAAAAGCTGGACAAGCTCATATTACAGTCCTTTATTGGGCCCTTTATCCTTACTTTTCTAGTAGCGGTGTTTATTCTGCTGATACAGTACATGCTCAAGTATTTTGATGATTTCATAGGCAAAGATCTAGGGTTTAGTGTGTTTGGAGAACTGATGATGTACTTCAGTATCAACATGGTGCCCATGGCACTGCCTTTGGCGATTTTGATTTCTTCGCTCATGACCTATGGTCAGTTGGGGGAGCACTTTGAATTGACGGCTATCAAAAGCGCAGGAATATCCCTCCCGAGAGTACTGTTGCCTACATTTGTATTGGTGATTTTTATATCTATAGGTGCATTTTTTTTGAACAACTACTTGGTGCCGCATGCCAATTTGCGGGCATATAGTTTGCTCTACGACATCAAGCAGCAGAAACCCGCCCTAGACCTAAAGGAGGGACAATTTTATGCAGGCATCCCTAATTTTAGCATAAAGGTTCGAGAAAAACATAAGGATGGAGTAGGGATGTCCGACGTGGTGATTTATGATCATACCAACTCCAATGGCAACAAAAAAGTGATATTTGCCGATTCTTGCCGAATGTACACCTTTATCAATGATCGGTATTTGATGATGGAGTTGTATCGTGGCAATTATTACGTAGAGGAAGAAAACAAAGCTTCCCGCAAAAAGGAGATTCCACAGTTTGTTCGTACCAATTTTGATCGGATGGATTTGGTGTTTAGCCTATCTTCATTTGATCTGGACCGTACGGATATGGATTTGTTTTCAGGCAACCGGTACATGAAGAGTGTGCATGAGCTTGCGGAGAGTATTGACTCTATGAAAATGGAGCAGTCTGATGTGCATTTCAAGTTATTCAATTCGGTAGCCAGTAGTTATCAGTTGATTATGGGTGGTTTTGTAGAGCCAACGGATGATTTGATGGCTGTGCAAGTGTACCGCGATTCATTGCGTCAAGCCCGAGCCCAAAAAGATAGCTTGGGTATAGATGAGTCGCTTGAAGACTCTACAGACGTCGTGCAGAATCCTAAAGTAAAGGGGGCTGCAGAGGGACTAGCGAGAAATCCGATAGATACCCTGCCGATTTATATGAAAAATGATCGCTCCATTAACGAAGGGCCGGAGAAGACTTCTTTGGATCGTACGTTGAGCTTTCTCAAAAATAAGAAGAAGTTGAAATTGAAGAACGATTCGCTTTATGTGGATGCGGAGTATATGGATTCGGTCCGAATGGAAGTAGATACTTTTTTCATGCCTGCCAAAAAGTACAAACAGGCAACAGTTAAGGCCCTCAGCAAGGCTCGCAGCATCCGATCGAGTATCACCAGTTCGATCAACAGACAGGGCTATTTTGAACGTGCTATTGATTCTCACACCGTGGAGAAGTATAAGAAATTTGCCCAAGCTTTTGCATGCATTGTCATGTTTTTGATTGGGGCCCCATTGGGAGCCATTATCAAGCGTGGGGGCCTGGGGATGCCTGTCATAGTTGGCGTGATATTCTTCATCATATTCTACGTGTTTACCAGTGCGAGTGACAAATGGGCCAAAGGAGGAATTGTAGACGGGTTTTATGCCGCATGGATGGCTGATGTCGTGTTGCTACCTTTTGGGATCTTCTTTTTGATACAAGCGTGGAAGGATGCCAAATTGTTTGATACAGACTTTTACAATGTGGCCATCGAACGAGCTACTCGCCTGTGGACACAACGAGGGGATTTGTTGTCTAAATTTACTTTCTCTAAGAAGTAG
- a CDS encoding RNA polymerase sigma factor RpoD/SigA produces the protein MRQLKITKQITNRESPSLEKYLSEISKVELISAEQEVLLAQRIKEGDTVALEKLIRANLRFVISVAKQYQNQGLTLGDLINEGNLGLIKAAQRFDETRGFKFISYAVWWIRQSILQALAEQARIVRLPLNRVGSISKISKAFAELEQHYEREPTNEEIAEMLALSVDDVILAMRNSGKHVSMDAPFAGGEESNLLDVMADESEKDPDDQLEVDSLKSEVKRVLSTLTHRESQVLNYYFGLEDGHPLTLDEIGHRIELTRERVRQIKEKAIRRLRHTTKTQSLRVFLG, from the coding sequence ATGCGTCAGCTTAAAATCACCAAACAGATCACCAACCGCGAGAGTCCCAGTCTCGAAAAATACCTTTCGGAAATCAGCAAAGTGGAATTGATTTCAGCCGAGCAAGAGGTACTCCTTGCGCAGCGAATCAAAGAAGGAGATACGGTGGCTTTGGAGAAACTGATCAGGGCCAACCTGAGGTTTGTGATTTCAGTAGCCAAGCAATATCAAAACCAGGGATTGACTTTAGGAGATTTGATCAATGAGGGGAATTTGGGATTGATCAAAGCTGCACAACGCTTTGATGAGACGCGAGGGTTCAAGTTTATATCCTATGCTGTATGGTGGATTAGACAGTCGATTTTGCAAGCTCTGGCAGAGCAGGCTCGGATAGTGCGTCTGCCACTCAATCGAGTTGGTTCTATATCCAAAATATCCAAGGCATTTGCCGAATTGGAACAACACTATGAGAGGGAACCCACCAATGAAGAGATCGCGGAGATGTTGGCTTTGTCTGTAGATGACGTGATCTTGGCAATGCGTAATTCGGGCAAGCATGTGTCTATGGATGCTCCATTCGCTGGAGGAGAAGAGAGTAATCTACTCGATGTGATGGCCGATGAGTCAGAAAAAGACCCTGACGATCAGTTGGAAGTAGATTCGCTGAAGAGTGAAGTGAAGCGTGTATTGTCTACATTGACTCACCGTGAATCTCAAGTGCTAAATTACTACTTTGGATTAGAGGACGGACACCCGTTGACACTCGACGAAATTGGTCACCGTATTGAGTTGACTCGGGAGCGAGTCAGGCAAATCAAGGAAAAGGCCATTCGTCGTTTGCGACATACGACCAAGACTCAGAGTCTTCGTGTGTTTTTGGGTTAA
- a CDS encoding toxin-antitoxin system YwqK family antitoxin has translation MNNEIYTKTVSRWNAWLWVVVLGGVLLAQSGFAQPVRDYYPDGTLRSEGVSDTMGRRGEWRFYYPTGQLNAVEQYQNGLLSGLSVHYFHGGGVKSEEYYEVDVLTDSAFYYYETGQLHRSGVYVDGLYEGVWLSFYSNGHLKSRGTYHLGEPHGSWEVYREDGTLKQKGDYHHNLEEGFWQFYDKEGDVSFEGNYAQGKEVGKWYRVTKKGKRKLYQEYQ, from the coding sequence ATGAATAATGAGATATATACCAAGACGGTATCTAGATGGAACGCTTGGTTGTGGGTGGTTGTTTTGGGAGGAGTACTACTGGCACAAAGCGGTTTTGCACAGCCTGTCCGAGACTACTATCCAGATGGGACACTTCGCAGTGAAGGGGTGTCTGATACCATGGGTAGAAGAGGCGAATGGCGGTTTTATTACCCGACAGGGCAACTCAATGCAGTAGAGCAGTATCAGAACGGCCTACTTAGCGGGTTGTCTGTCCATTATTTTCATGGGGGGGGAGTCAAGAGTGAAGAGTACTATGAAGTGGATGTATTGACAGACAGTGCGTTTTACTACTACGAGACGGGACAGTTGCATCGCAGTGGGGTGTACGTGGATGGACTCTACGAGGGTGTTTGGTTGTCTTTTTATAGCAATGGTCATCTCAAGAGCAGAGGGACCTATCATCTAGGGGAGCCGCATGGGAGCTGGGAAGTGTATCGTGAAGACGGTACGTTGAAGCAGAAGGGCGACTATCACCACAATTTAGAAGAGGGTTTTTGGCAATTCTATGACAAGGAAGGGGATGTCAGTTTTGAAGGGAACTATGCACAAGGCAAAGAAGTAGGTAAGTGGTACCGAGTGACTAAAAAAGGAAAGAGAAAACTCTACCAAGAGTATCAATAG
- the rpsO gene encoding 30S ribosomal protein S15, producing the protein MYLETEKKQELFANHGRLKAKTDTGSPESQIALFTFRIKHLTEHLKTHKKDHSTRLGLLKLVGKRRKLLDYLYKSDIERYRATIADLGIRK; encoded by the coding sequence ATGTATTTAGAAACAGAAAAGAAACAAGAGTTGTTTGCGAATCATGGTCGGTTGAAAGCGAAAACAGATACTGGCTCTCCAGAATCGCAAATCGCGCTTTTTACCTTCCGTATCAAGCACTTGACAGAGCACTTGAAAACACACAAAAAAGATCACTCTACGAGACTAGGTCTTTTGAAATTGGTAGGTAAAAGAAGAAAACTTTTAGATTACCTATACAAAAGCGATATCGAACGCTATAGAGCAACAATTGCTGATCTTGGCATTAGAAAATAA
- a CDS encoding peptidoglycan DD-metalloendopeptidase family protein yields the protein MRRSVIVGFFLFLCISSESFGQENNRRKDFFRFRNKKIESSFDPDTVNVVEEDWFALDESYLDSLAWEEEQVLVEQQMMTAAKEDSNQLVLFYNTPVEVSEQLYIDSVWVTIREYYSLWSANKINPYELDGEKFADTVRLPLVYKNPELDWCMPLEKMEVTSPFGLRRWKWHYGDDLRLNVGDSVRSAFDGIVRLARYDRYGYGHYILVRHYNGLETLYGHLSKRLVEPGDILKAGDVLGLGGSTGRSTGPHLHFEARYQGNAITPSEIFDFESLSLRSEELEINASTFSYLTEARKIRFHRVRSGDTLSGISYRYGISISKICRLNGISRNSILRIGQRLRIT from the coding sequence ATGAGAAGAAGTGTAATTGTAGGCTTCTTTCTTTTCTTATGCATATCATCAGAATCCTTTGGTCAGGAGAATAACCGGCGAAAGGATTTTTTTCGTTTTAGAAATAAGAAAATAGAGAGCAGTTTTGACCCAGACACGGTCAATGTGGTAGAGGAAGATTGGTTTGCACTCGATGAGTCCTATTTGGATAGCCTAGCTTGGGAAGAGGAGCAAGTCCTCGTCGAACAGCAAATGATGACAGCTGCGAAGGAGGACTCTAACCAACTGGTGTTGTTTTACAACACACCAGTAGAGGTGTCAGAGCAGTTGTACATCGATTCGGTATGGGTGACTATTCGTGAGTACTATAGCCTTTGGAGTGCCAACAAGATCAATCCTTATGAGTTGGATGGAGAGAAATTTGCAGACACGGTTCGGTTGCCGCTGGTGTACAAGAATCCAGAATTGGATTGGTGTATGCCTTTGGAGAAAATGGAGGTGACTTCTCCGTTTGGTTTGCGGCGATGGAAGTGGCACTATGGCGATGATTTACGTCTCAATGTCGGGGATTCTGTGCGGTCGGCTTTTGACGGTATTGTACGTTTGGCGCGCTACGACCGCTATGGTTATGGACACTATATCCTCGTGCGACACTACAATGGACTGGAGACACTCTACGGACATCTCAGTAAGCGTCTCGTAGAACCAGGCGATATCCTAAAGGCAGGTGATGTACTCGGTTTGGGTGGTAGCACGGGGCGAAGTACTGGCCCGCATTTGCATTTTGAGGCACGCTACCAAGGCAATGCGATCACTCCCTCAGAGATATTTGATTTTGAGTCTTTGTCGTTGCGAAGCGAAGAACTAGAAATCAATGCATCTACCTTCTCGTACTTGACAGAAGCGCGCAAGATTCGTTTTCACCGGGTTCGGAGTGGAGATACCTTGAGTGGGATCAGTTATCGATATGGGATTTCAATTAGCAAAATTTGCAGATTGAATGGAATCAGCCGAAATTCAATTTTGCGCATTGGGCAACGGTTGCGGATTACTTGA